AAAATATGGCACTTGCTGCATCTACAGTAGTTTTTGCTGAAGTGTCTACGAGCTGTTGGACTTCGGGAAAATTCGATAGGGCATCATAAACACACAAGTAGGACCGACCTGCGTGGCTAAAAATGTCCATGCCGACGCGGTACCATGGTTGGTCTGGAACCAGACGCATAATCAAAGGCTCTTGCGGCAACTTGTAAGCGTACGTTTTACATACAGAACATGCCTGTGCAAACGTCTCGATATCAGTGTTCATTCCTGGCCAGAACACCAGGCGCCGTGCCCTTTCTTTGCACTTGTTAATTCCCATGTGGCCTTGATGAATTCTTGCCAACATATCGCGCCTCATACTGGCCGGAATGACAATCTTACAGCCTTTCAAGAGAACCCCTTTTACTTCCGATAGCTCAGCGGCAAAAGGCTTGAACGGTCCTTCAATTGGTTGCCCGTTCTCCAGGTGCTTTAGCACAGCGGCGAGCTGCGTGTCCTTTCGTGTCTCGGAAGCCAGTTCTTTCCACGTGGTTTCGCTGACAAGAGAATCAACCACACTTACTGCGTGCACTTcgacgtcgtcgttgttgttgtctgcGTTATCTGCTGCGCCCTTAACGGAAGCCCTGGACAGCATGTCCGCCAGTAGAAGCTGTTTTCCTGGAACATAATGCATTGAAATGTCATAGCGTAGCAGACGCAAAAAAAATCGCTGCAGTCTTGGCGGCATGTCACCGATCGCCTTCTGCGATATGGAGATCAACGGACGATGGTCAGTCTCAACGACAACCTTCCGCCCATACATGAAATGGTGAAATTTCTCGCAGCCGAAAACTATGGCCATTgcttccttttcaatttgtgaATAGCGTTGCTGCGTATCAGTAAGCACTCTGGAGGCGTACGCAACCGGTTTCCATGCACCGTTGTGATACTGCAGCAAGGCAGCACCGATTCCGTTTTGTGACGCATCGCATGATAACCTGGTttctttttcagggtcaaaaactGATAGCAAGGGCTGCTTGCTAAGGCTGTCGCACAGCGCTCTCCACTCTTTTTCGTGATTTGCCGACCATTCGAAAACAGTGTCTTTTTTTAGCAAGCTTCTGAGAAGCGTTGTCCTTTCTGCTAGTGTTGGCAAAAACTTTCCAAAATAGTTCACGACACCCAGCATGCGTTGAACTGCTAGTTTATCACTAGGGGGTGCCATCTGCAACATGCACTCAACATGGGATGCATTTGGACGGATTCCTTCTTCGTTTATCACGTCGCCCAGGAATTCAATTTGTTGAACGCCAAACTCGCACTTTGCTGGATTGAACGTAAGGCCCGCACGTTCTGCCGCTTCTAGCGCTGATCTTAGACGTTGGTCGTGCTCTTGTTGGGAATTGCCCCACACGAGTATGTCATCGACATACACTCTAACGCCAGGAAGCGCGTCAAAAATTTCACTTAGGGTTTGCTGAAATACTTCGGACGCTGATGATATTCCGAAAGGCAGTCGCAAAAATCGATAGCGGCCGAAGGGTGTCGCAAAAGTGCATATCCTAGACGTCTCGTCATCTAAGGGAATTTGGTGAAACCCTGCGTTTGCACCTAGGCGAGTGAATACTCTTGCGCCGGCCAGCTCGGCCTCTATGTCTTCCCGCCTCGGCATCGCGTAGTGCTCGCGCTTGAGGCACTCATTTATTTTCCTGGGGTCCATGCAGACTCGCAGCTTCCCGTCTTTCTTTCGTACGATAACAAGGGGACTCACCCAGTCTGTTGGCTCAGTGACTTTTGCAATTATTCCGGCTTGTTCCATACGTGACAACTCCTCCCGAAGTGGCTCCTCTAAAGCCAGTGGCACTCGACGAGGTCTCTGAACCACTGGCGTGGCGTCCTTGCGAAGCACCATGTGGTATACTCGTTTGACGCAGCCGGTGCCAGTGAAAAGGTGACGAAAGCTGGCAACCACTTCTTCAGAGCTGTTTTGCGACACGCTGTTCACGCGTGAAATCAGTCCCAGGCGTTCACTCGCCTCAAGTCCTAGGATTGCTTGGCGCCCCTTTCGTGCCACGAAAAAGCTCAGCATGGCAATGCAACCATTTAAAGAGACTTCGGCCCGCATGACGCCAATGTGTTTGATTACACCTCCGCCGTAGGAGCGTAAAATCGCGCTGCTGGGGTACAGGGGCGGCTGTGGGTTCATTTTGGCGTATAATCCATAAGGCAACAAATTTGCCTGCGATCCCGTGTCAACCTTTAACTGAACTGCCACGTTCTTGATTTGGACTTCCACCGTCCAGTCATGCTTGCTGGACACATTCTTTGCGGATACGTCGAGAATCTCGAAATCGTCTTGGCCGCTTTGCAACTCGCCAACAACTGCCGTCGCTTTACAACATCTGGCAAAGTGGTTTTTCCGCTGACATCTCCGGCACGTTTTTCCAAAAGCAGGGCACCTTCTTGGGGAGTGTTTTCCGCCGCAGTTTCGGCAGTCATAACGTGTCTGTTCTCGGTTTTCGCGGCTCGTGCTAGTCCTGCTGATAGGATGCACTTGGTGTTCCTGGTTCCACATTTCCTTGTGAGTTGCTGATGCTTCAGCTGCTTTACAGGCTTGTTCTGCTTTCTGCAGGGTCAAGTTGTTGTCCCTGAGGAGCTTTTCACGTACCGTGTCGTCATTTATCCCGAACACAATTTGGTCCCTGACCATCGATTCCTCCAAAGCTCCAAAGTTGCAAGCACGTGCTTGATTCTTCAGGTCTCGTAAGAAGTGCTCCACTGGTTCGCCAGCAGCTTGGATTCTTCTCCTGAACATATACCGCTCGTGAACCTCATTGGTCTGTGCAATGCAATACTCATCAAATTTTTTCACCACTGTGGCATAGTCGTCGTTCTTCTCGCCTGCTGCAAACGTGAAGGTGTTAAAGACTTCAATGGCCTCTGCGCCCGCGACGCTCAAAAGCAACGCTGTCTTCTTGGACTCAGTCCGAGGCTTTTCTGCGACCTCTGACGCCGTGAGGAAAATTtcaaacctttgtttgaagagcTGCCAGTTCTTGCGCAGGTCGCCTGTTGTAAGGAGCGGCTCCGGTGCTTTGAGGAAATCCATTTTCCGCCACAGGATCGCTGGTCTTCACGCGTCGTGCAGGAAGTGCATTGCCATGCtaaccacttctgacaccatgcatcgagtggagcagacgacgacacgtcgtgtgtcacttgctgggcaaaagtgagccccagcgtttattcagcactggttttatacacgttgtgaacaggcgggtaacgcccttatcacatgggggcgtatcgtgccatgaacacagagcgcgctgcatgctgagcagattagatacagattacgatacagacgccactgagggtacgatggcgcaacaagtgctctggttcccatcgaagccaaatggtcataggaaacgccagtaggcacggaagtcacggtaggggtgggtagcgaaaaaacatccgcgtaggtaggtgtggagtgcgctaccggagcaagatgcgtcgtgggtgtagtcatcgctgtcaactcctgctttacgacctcgcgcaagtcgaaggtgggggCTGGTGCGCAGGCAGCAGGGGGACGATttaggtcttgtagttgaagctcctcgcggatgatggtgcggataagagcacgtagatctagAGAATgaggaacctgaggatcgctgctgtcatgtggaagacgaatagacggcagctcgtcgaggcgttgacacgttgaagtgatgtcttggacagtaGCCGGATTTtacacgattaaggcgttgaacgcgacaggcccaatgccttttaagatgtggcgaacgcgttcggactccgtcatgctaggattcgcacggcggcacagagccaagacatcctctatgtatgaggcgtaagactcttggggaagttcGCGGCGCATTCCCAGCTTCTgcttggcgacttctgcacggccagacgaggaagcgaagatttgccgcagtttcgaggtaaacgtggaccaatccgcgatgtcggattcgtggttgaaataccacgtctttgcaacaccggtcaagtagaaggcgacgtgcctcaatttctgggtgtcgttccacttgttgcaagaactcacgcggtcgtagtggtcgatccaatcgtctacgtcatcaccgcggagtcccgcaaagacagggggatcttgctgagggctcgtcacagtccaagagggcgccgcaggtggggtcgtctgtgtggtagggtttgaggcgccggaagggccggggttggaagtgtccattgttgtaggggtagctggttgcaggcggcgaccggaacggagctccagggaggactggaacgcgagaggacgtcgggatcttgacgcacctccaccactttataataccgagaccgatcgaGTTGTCCAGCGCTTTTTATTCCACAGAAGgcaacgcccgcagctcacgcgcgaagtcgaagaacagggaagatgatgatggctatgtacaaaataaaacgacgaagtacgttaatagtgcttactctctctctctctctctctctctctctatatatatatatatatatatatatatatatatatatatatatatatatatatatatatatatattgaaataccacggttgagacgacgctttattccaagaaggaaaaatggcgccgacgcaaaaacgaacacgagccgatgattgatgatgactttgtacagatgaagatgaagtccgcataaatgcttacactaatttcccccgtggacagaagcggccagcctggccgcacattagacagtggaacggagatgaaagggcttcaggcgagaaacgtgcacgatctctgttccgcggcagcgtcggtcgattggggcctcaacaggtgtaacgcgatagttcaccggcgaggtctgcttgatgactttgtaggggccaagatatcgagactcaaggttctcacataaaccgggtgttcgcgcaggggtccataggagcacatcgtcaccagggcggtaggaaacggcgcgatgagaggcatcgtaccgatgtttgcgatcgtcttggctggctgcagtgttcatacgggcgcgacgacgacattgggcaagacgagacacaaactggtcgcaaatgaatggtgaagtgttgacggggccagagaagaaagaaacgtcgagtgatgaggttgggtggcggccgtataccaagaaaaacggagagtatccggtggtccgttgaacagacgtgttgtacgcaaatgttacaaatgggagaatcgcatcccagttacgatgatcaggttgaatatacatggatagcatgtcacacagcgtgcgatgaaatcgctctgtgaggccgttggtttgagggtggtagctagacgttgtcttgtgcacggtgttggacgcttgcagaacttgattaagagtgcttgaaaggaatgccttgcctcggtcgctcaaaagaacgtgaggcgccccgtgacgtaagtagacagcctgcaagaagaaggccgctacttctgaggcagctcctgagcgtattgaggctgtttcagcgtaccgcgtcaaatggtcaacagcagtgacgatccatcggttgccgtctggagtaggtgggcggggcccgaaaaggtcaatgccgacgacagagaagggttgtgctggacaaggaagtggttgtagggtcccgaccggagcagtagtaggtcgcttacggtgttggcaaagcgtgcacgaggcaacata
This genomic window from Dermacentor albipictus isolate Rhodes 1998 colony chromosome 9, USDA_Dalb.pri_finalv2, whole genome shotgun sequence contains:
- the LOC135895763 gene encoding uncharacterized protein, with amino-acid sequence MDFLKAPEPLLTTGDLRKNWQLFKQRFEIFLTASEVAEKPRTESKKTALLLSVAGAEAIEVFNTFTFAAGEKNDDYATVVKKFDEYCIAQTNEVHERYMFRRRIQAAGEPVEHFLRDLKNQARACNFGALEESMVRDQIVFGINDDTVREKLLRDNNLTLQKAEQACKAAEASATHKEMWNQEHQVHPISRTSTSRENREQTRYDCRNCGGKHSPRRCPAFGKTCRRCQRKNHFARCCKATAVVGELQSGQDDFEILDVSAKNVSSKHDWTVEVQIKNVAVQLKVDTGSQANLLPYGLYAKMNPQPPLYPSSAILRSYGGGVIKHIGVMRAEVSLNGCIAMLSFFVARKGRQAILGLEASERLGLISRVNSVSQNSSEEVVASFRHLFTGTGCVKRVYHMVLRKDATPVVQRPRRVPLALEEPLREELSRMEQAGIIAKVTEPTDWENSFYWRTCCPGLPLRAQQITQTTTTTTSKCTQSTPLECGWSPAEILQGRSLRTTLPAVQVGQSRRVDKRQQKDYSRGPLAPLNNGETVRIKDSSSWRRKARVLQSSGQPRSYVVMTEDGQLVRRNREHLLPTRESFRLSGPPHDDEGVFQEYAAPASTQHDPEAAQNPNSTASIVPTVPQQAAAPRTTRQRRPPRRLMYDANFQQVPRLYSVL